The DNA region atgatcataattttttttatttttattttaagCATTACataaaagataaatttAATACACACACAAGGAAAAAANNNNNNNNNNNNNNNNNNNNNNNNNNNNNNNNNNNNNNNNNNNNNNNNNNNNNNNNNNNNNNNNNNNNNNNNNNNNNNNNNNNNNNNNNNNNNNNNNNNNATgtgataaaataaaattttttttaaaaagacaaaaatatatatataaatatatatatgtgttgATGTTgtaaacatattattttttatatttatgtaaaaATCTCATATCGtttctttctttttgttattaattaatatcAGTTTATATGGTGCAAAGTTTGCTAAATGTTATTAGCTATATGTTgttataagaaaaaaaaaaataataataaaataaaataatatgatataatataatataatataatataatataatataatataatataataagaataattattattattatatatgatatctaataatgatttatctaaataaataaatcaaaatatacTAAATGGATATCTAtctatttatatatatatatatatatgcatctttatgaataaaataaaaatggtcggattttttatatatgtcttatataaataaaataattgaGAAAATAATctgaaattaaaaaatgtgaagaaaaaaaaagaaataataaaaaaaaaaaaaaaaaaaatttctttgtttttttcttagacacatcaaaaaatatatcaacatacaaaaatgtatacatatatatatatatatattttcaagtgtatatttttatttctatattattttctctctatatatattaatatatattacatatacatatattatatatatatttacatgataatttttttttaggtacatgaaaatatacatatgtatataataatatatatatatataattatatacatatatatatatatatatatatatattttcaagtgtatatttttatttctatattattttctctctatatatattaatatatattacatatacatatattatatatatatttacatgatgatttttttttaggtacatgaaaatatacatatgtatataataatatattatatatataaatatatatatatatatatatataattatattttcatcttttatgtatatattttaaagtGTAAACATTTAtagataaatatttatgggcttatatatatatatatatatatatatatatatatacataagGGAATTTCCCAATATTGTAATCttgtacatataaaaaaaaaaaaaaaaaaaaaaaggataaaTTTATAGAAAGAAAACCTTTTGTAGgaattctttttatttttattattattttattttattttattttattattattttattttatttattttttttttttgttccCCCTATATATTAGTAAACATCCGATCTTTCTTTTGATGTTTCTTATTGGTTTCATAAGGATCGTTCTTCTCTATTTCTTCTTTCACGCTGTCTTTCTAATTCTTTATTCAATCTTCTTCGTTCATAAGCACAAATGGTATACATGATAAAAGGTGATAgacacataaatatttttatgtaatattCCACATCTTGTCTACCTCCAAAATATTGGATCAAACGTTTGGTGATAAATGGACTGCTCGATAGAAGCAGAAAAAggatgatatataaatttgtCACCAATGTCAAATCcattttatttcttaaGTATGTACTTAtatggaaaatataaaaaataaaaatgaaaatgaaaataaaaatgaaaataaaaataaaaatattatatatatatttgagGTATGATCAATAAAAGTTcaaatatgaaaatatatatatatatataatatttctatgCTTTCTATATTTCAGTGTTAATATTTCTAAacttatattttcttatttttttgactgaatgaaaaaatttattaaatatatatataatatatataatatatttatataaataataaaaaaaataaaaaaaaaaaatttaatatgaTAAATGATTTGAAGataagaaataattttctaatataaagaataatcctttgaaaaaatgtttttatgtttatatatttttttatataattttatttttttaaatttaatttgaatttttatttatttatattttattttatatatatataatttttttttttatatatgtgtgcTCATTATagtattataaatttataaaaaatttatttatttttatttatatatgtacatataaataacatcgcttttttttatttttgttttatatatttattttttattttaatttcatattattatattccaattaataaaaataaatgcGTATACAATTattgatttattattattacacatatataatatatatatatgttaatttaaattagtttaattttcttttttttattttttttaatagatcctatattatatattttagCGTACAGGTTATAGGACGAATAATTACAGTGTAGGtctttttatttgaaagatatatgtattattattttataataatatagttattccattttattttttacatgCGTTCTCgttttatttaattattaatttataattttttttttttttaaataataaaatataaaaatataatgaaataattaaagaaatatatgaataaacatatatatatatatatatatatatatatatatatatataatatatgtgtatatattaggtatgtatttttttattttttttattaaaataaatttgtaGCTTTATTTGTGTGAGggtatttttattattcttataaaattatgttttattaatatatatatatatatatatatatatatatatatgttatataattaaaaatatcaaaGGTGCTcaaaatatgtaatataaatatattctatatgttataaaatacatacaatatatattatttatatataatatgtggtattttttttttaagtatattatatatatataataatttatgtatatataaattatatgatgttatatatttcaaagagccatattttttcatatattatatatatatgagaaaaaaaaaaattacatatatatatatattatatacataatattattaatatatatataatatatatatgtaatttttttttttttttttttttgggaatttttcatatatttcataaaaatatatatatttatatatttttcttgttataaaaaaataaaaaacattattaaaataaatttgtaGCTTTATTTGTGTGAGggtatttttattattcttataaaattatgttttattaatatatatatatatatatatatatatatatatatattatataattaaaaatatcaaaGGTGCTcaaaatatgtaatataaatatattctatatgttataaaatacatacaatatatattatttatatataatatgtggtatttttttgttaagtatattatatatatatataataatttatgtatatataaattatatgatgttatatattttttaaagagtcatattttttcatatattatatatatatgagaaaaaaaaaaattacatatatatatatattatatacataatattattaatatatatataatatatatatgtaatttttttttttttttttttttgggaatttttcatatatttcataaaaataaatatatatttatatatatatatttttcttgttataaaaaaataaaaaacatgGAGAAGGGTCccaaataatatttcaatttttattttattttttttgtcgttgttttataattaaaaaggtagctattatttttattaaactataatttgaaaaaaaaaaaaaaaaaaaaaaaaagaaatataaatgatatattataaaaaagataatctataatttgatatatatagcaacataatgaataaataaataaatatatatatatatatatatataatgtatatttttttttttaggttgaatttattatgtttataaatttattttggATAATGATGTTTTGATGTGACATATAAATGATTGaatagataaatatataaaaatctataaaatatatatgtatatatatatatatatatatattttcacgctgttgttttatttcatttataaatatagaatatGGAATTTTGTGGAAGCAATTTTTTTCGTCTGCGTCTGGCTTTAAGCCTAATAAGTGGTAAAGCCATTACAATTAAgaatataagaaataagAGGATAAgtaaaattaaaaaagagaaaatGAATAATGAAATACATATAGAAGAAGAAAGATCATACGAGAAAAGTAATGATAGTTATAATGTTGTTGGTCTTAAAGAATATGAAGcgaaaatattaaaattaattgaTAAATTATGTGATAATACTACTATTAAGATTAATGAAGAAGGAGatgaattatattttgaacCAGGATATCTTATTGGTAATTCAAATGAAGAAGATCccaaaaatatttataatatgacTTTTCATTGTGGTAAAGAAAGAAgtataacatattatttagaatttcttattatgatagttatgttttttaaaaaccctgtaaatatattattaaaaggTATTACAgatgataatattgataataatgtttatacttgtaaaataatatgtgaacatttttttaaagaaatattaaaattaaatgaagattttttatatattaatattttaaaaagatCAACAAAACCTGAATGTTCAGGTGAAGTTCATTTCTTTATgagaaatattaaaaaaataaatccTTTTGATATAACTAATGTTGGTGTagttaaaaaaataagtgGATCAATTgtatcaaataatatttctttaatctttagaaataaaattatgaaccttgcaaaaaaacaattatatcattttacaccttatattaatattgaCACACCAAAggaagataaaaaaaataaaaatataaattctcattttatatctttttcGTTGTTTGCTCATACAAAATGTAATTCTATATATGCTACAGATATATGTGTAgatgaattatttttaaacaaACTCAAACAGGGTATAcataataacaaaaaatattcagCTATGCAAGATATTATGTCATATAGTTTGGATGACaaacaatattatattaatgacaataatcataataaggatgaaaatatatcaCCTACATATACACAAAAGGATGAACAGAACATTATAAAAGCAGAAcaaaaacataataatttaaatgatgTTGATATTTATGAACGCCTAGgattttttatatctttaaaaATGATCAATCAGATTAAAGGATTATCATCCATAGATACAAATTATCAATGGTTACCTTTACTATGTATGGCTTTAGCTGGTGACACCTCTGTTTCTAAAATATCTTTAAGTGTTATAAAACCATATTCTATTACACTCATTAGATTATTGCGtgatttttttaatgtGGTTTTTAAAATAGAAAAAGTGCAAAAATCACAAATTCATTATTCCTATCTCATTCAGTGTGTTGGAATAGGatatcaaaatattttcaaaaaaactttctaaaaaaaaaaaaaaataatcaataaataaataaataaataaatatatatatatatatatatatatatatatgtatattattattattgcGTATTgcattttatttaatttaatttaattttattgtaatttttcttttttctttttttttttgtctgCTTATTcacattttatatatccatatattttttttaatcatttttgaaattaaaaatttttaattttccTTTTGAAGAATTACACAAATATAAccataaaattatttttaaaaataaaaatataaaggaTTCATGATAGAATAATCACATGATAAATTcatatttgaaaatataaaaaaaaaaaaaaaaaaaagataaccatttaaatattataaatataatatattataatatattattttaattttattttattttttatttttattcttcCAGCGATCAAATTGCTATTTTAgtaaatatttattcaatatttgaataataataaaaaatatatatgctAATTAAAATGTTAGTATGTG from Plasmodium gaboni strain SY75 chromosome 14, whole genome shotgun sequence includes:
- a CDS encoding putative RNA 3'-terminal phosphate cyclase-like protein; the protein is MEFCGSNFFRLRLALSLISGKAITIKNIRNKRISKIKKEKMNNEIHIEEERSYEKSNDSYNVVGLKEYEAKILKLIDKLCDNTTIKINEEGDELYFEPGYLIGNSNEEDPKNIYNMTFHCGKERSITYYLEFLIMIVMFFKNPVNILLKGITDDNIDNNVYTCKIICEHFFKEILKLNEDFLYINILKRSTKPECSGEVHFFMRNIKKINPFDITNVGVVKKISGSIVSNNISLIFRNKIMNLAKKQLYHFTPYINIDTPKEDKKNKNINSHFISFSLFAHTKCNSIYATDICVDELFLNKLKQGIHNNKKYSAMQDIMSYSLDDKQYYINDNNHNKDENISPTYTQKDEQNIIKAEQKHNNLNDVDIYERLGFFISLKMINQIKGLSSIDTNYQWLPLLCMALAGDTSVSKISLSVIKPYSITLIRLLRDFFNVVFKIEKVQKSQIHYSYLIQCVGIGYQNIFKKTF